One stretch of Cohnella algarum DNA includes these proteins:
- the rocF gene encoding arginase, whose product MAIEKTAASDPSAWAGTDAREKKVRLIRVPFWLGGGRSGVEFGPESIMKAGLLAQLKTIGIRLVGDSEVECPRHPLQEAGEGKVKYLPEVREMSRQVSEHVSKAVSANFFPLILGGDHSISIGSLAGLTQHRRNLGVIWFDAHCDINTEETTPSGNMHGMPLAVALGKSRFKLSDIPNASLIGKEKLVIVGARDIDEGEKELIRSEGIACFTMHDIDRFGMRAVVEKAIAIACEGTDGVHVSFDMDCLDPLEAPGVGTPVPGGINYREAHFAMEMLAETGRVTSMDLVEVNAVLDYNRRTSRLGVELIASLLGKRIL is encoded by the coding sequence ATGGCGATTGAAAAAACGGCGGCAAGCGATCCGTCCGCATGGGCCGGCACGGACGCCCGGGAGAAAAAAGTCCGTCTTATACGCGTGCCGTTTTGGCTGGGAGGAGGCCGTTCGGGCGTCGAGTTCGGACCGGAAAGCATCATGAAAGCCGGTTTGCTGGCGCAATTGAAAACGATCGGCATTCGGCTCGTCGGCGACAGCGAGGTCGAATGTCCGAGACATCCGCTGCAGGAAGCGGGAGAAGGCAAGGTGAAATATTTGCCCGAGGTGCGCGAAATGAGCCGGCAGGTCAGCGAACACGTGTCTAAAGCCGTCTCCGCGAATTTTTTCCCGCTTATTCTCGGCGGGGATCACAGCATCTCCATCGGCTCGCTTGCCGGGCTGACGCAGCATCGCCGCAATCTCGGCGTCATCTGGTTCGACGCTCATTGCGATATCAATACGGAGGAAACGACCCCCTCCGGCAACATGCACGGCATGCCTCTCGCCGTTGCCCTCGGCAAGTCCAGGTTCAAGCTGTCCGATATTCCGAACGCTTCGCTGATCGGCAAGGAGAAGCTTGTCATTGTCGGGGCGAGGGATATCGACGAAGGCGAAAAGGAACTGATCCGCTCGGAAGGCATCGCCTGTTTCACGATGCACGATATCGACCGTTTCGGCATGAGGGCCGTCGTCGAGAAAGCGATAGCCATCGCCTGCGAGGGAACGGACGGCGTTCATGTAAGCTTCGATATGGATTGCCTCGATCCGCTCGAAGCGCCCGGGGTGGGAACGCCGGTTCCGGGAGGAATCAATTACCGGGAGGCGCATTTTGCGATGGAAATGCTGGCCGAAACCGGTCGGGTGACGTCGATGGATCTGGTGGAGGTGAATGCCGTCCTGGATTACAATCGGCGAACGTCCCGATTGGGCGTGGAGCTGATCGCTTCCTTGCTCGGCAAACGAATTTTGTGA
- a CDS encoding winged helix-turn-helix transcriptional regulator, translating into MDYSKMCPKYEAAAELLGKKWTGLIIRVLMGGPKRFKDIKEQIPDMSDKMLTDRMKELESLGIVKRTVYPEMPVRIEYELTEKGQDLEDVTNSIQIWAEKWI; encoded by the coding sequence ATGGACTACTCCAAAATGTGCCCCAAGTACGAAGCCGCCGCGGAATTGCTCGGCAAGAAGTGGACGGGGCTCATCATTCGCGTACTGATGGGAGGTCCGAAACGGTTCAAGGATATCAAGGAACAAATCCCCGATATGAGCGACAAAATGCTGACCGACCGCATGAAGGAGCTGGAATCGCTCGGAATCGTCAAACGAACCGTTTATCCCGAAATGCCCGTGCGAATCGAGTATGAATTAACCGAAAAGGGTCAAGACCTTGAAGACGTGACCAACTCGATCCAAATCTGGGCCGAGAAATGGATATAA
- a CDS encoding amino acid ABC transporter permease has translation MDFSFLQDYWPMFAKGAWMTLKLSFFGVLLGTLFGVLFALMRISRIWILKAVASIYIEVIRGTPLLVQILVIYYGLTEFGINMSAFMAGVTALTINSAAYMAEVFRAGIQAIDKGQTEAARSLGMPKGMTMRYIVLPQAFRNMLPAIGNEFIIILKDSSLVSTVGIAELLYNARTLQGSLFLPFEPLIVVSVCYFVMTFTLSKLLGALERKLSNRDSSSGIKKIFRKKRDSERHRL, from the coding sequence ATGGATTTTTCTTTCCTTCAGGACTATTGGCCCATGTTCGCGAAGGGGGCGTGGATGACGCTGAAGCTGTCGTTCTTCGGCGTTCTTCTCGGCACGCTGTTCGGCGTCCTCTTCGCGCTCATGCGCATTTCGCGGATCTGGATTCTTAAAGCGGTCGCCTCGATTTATATCGAGGTGATTCGGGGAACTCCTCTCTTGGTGCAAATTCTGGTCATCTATTACGGTCTTACCGAATTCGGCATCAACATGTCGGCTTTCATGGCCGGGGTAACGGCTCTTACGATCAACAGCGCCGCTTACATGGCGGAAGTGTTCCGGGCGGGAATTCAAGCGATCGACAAAGGACAGACGGAGGCGGCCCGCTCCCTCGGCATGCCCAAAGGCATGACGATGCGGTATATCGTGCTGCCCCAGGCTTTTCGCAATATGCTTCCCGCAATCGGCAACGAATTCATCATTATTCTAAAAGACTCCTCGCTCGTTTCTACGGTCGGAATCGCGGAATTGCTCTACAATGCACGCACTCTGCAAGGTTCGTTGTTTTTGCCCTTTGAACCGTTAATCGTCGTGTCCGTCTGTTATTTTGTCATGACTTTTACGCTATCGAAACTGCTCGGCGCGCTGGAGAGGAAGTTGAGTAACCGTGATTCAAGTTCAGGGATTAAAAAAATCTTTCGGAAAAAACGAGATTCTGAAAGGCATCGACTATGA
- a CDS encoding histidinol-phosphatase — translation MEKFDLHTHHYRCGHAEGTIEDYIEAAIEAGLSAIGISDHSPYFAREEDHPQPGICMAKSEFPNYVKEVLELKKRYEGKIEVLLGVESDFYPDQIDLYRSSYAPYPFDYIIGSVHQTRGVSIFNRNRWKNLDEARKTEEKRHYYELIRHSAKSGLFQALGHIDAMKGYYPVFSEIPGAKKEIDEALKAVAEHDIAIEINTSGKTKDCGGWYPSDEILERALHFGVDVTFGSDAHVPKRVGDEWEEVRKRLKEIGFSRWVYYRQKSKVVVAL, via the coding sequence ATGGAAAAATTCGATCTGCACACCCACCATTACCGCTGCGGCCACGCCGAGGGCACTATCGAGGATTACATCGAAGCGGCGATTGAAGCCGGTCTTTCGGCCATCGGAATTTCCGACCATTCGCCTTATTTCGCAAGAGAGGAAGATCACCCCCAGCCCGGCATTTGCATGGCCAAAAGCGAATTCCCGAACTACGTCAAGGAAGTGCTGGAGCTCAAAAAACGATACGAAGGAAAAATCGAAGTGCTGCTCGGCGTGGAGTCGGACTTTTATCCCGATCAGATCGACTTGTATCGCTCGAGCTACGCCCCCTACCCGTTCGACTATATTATCGGCTCGGTGCACCAAACGAGGGGCGTCAGCATTTTTAACCGAAACCGCTGGAAGAACCTGGACGAAGCGCGAAAAACGGAGGAAAAACGCCACTACTACGAACTCATCCGCCACTCGGCCAAAAGCGGCCTGTTCCAGGCGCTCGGCCATATCGACGCGATGAAAGGCTACTACCCGGTATTTTCCGAAATTCCCGGCGCGAAAAAGGAAATCGACGAGGCGCTGAAAGCCGTCGCCGAGCACGATATCGCCATCGAAATCAACACAAGCGGAAAGACGAAGGATTGCGGCGGCTGGTATCCTTCCGACGAAATTTTGGAACGGGCGCTGCATTTCGGGGTCGACGTTACGTTCGGTTCGGACGCCCACGTGCCGAAGCGGGTCGGGGACGAATGGGAGGAAGTCCGCAAGCGGCTCAAGGAAATCGGGTTTTCCCGCTGGGTCTATTATCGTCAAAAAAGCAAAGTCGTCGTCGCTCTGTAA
- a CDS encoding M15 family metallopeptidase produces MKLRQWGILAVVVAAGIWGASEYGKWNVWGSVSETAPSSKPAQTGGSAAPSGTADGAATEGPAASPGSGATAGEEQAGGGQAGSDGDTQTSAGGSLSEAVEAMLRENAPDATIATGNDGLAVVTNESSLLVLVNKKRNLPSDYVPDDLVVPDVAFSFSGDSPKKKLRKPAAEALEELFAGAEADGIELKAVSGYRSYATQKSIFERNAEQKGEEVANRTSAKPGQSEHQTGLAMDVSSKSAGYALETSFGDTKEGQWLKEHAADYGFIIRYLKGTEDITGYTYEPWHIRYVGKEIARDVMEQGVTLEQYMEQFSGAVEVSAS; encoded by the coding sequence ATGAAACTTAGACAATGGGGCATTCTCGCGGTGGTCGTGGCCGCCGGCATTTGGGGAGCGTCCGAATACGGCAAATGGAACGTATGGGGAAGCGTTTCGGAAACGGCGCCGTCTTCCAAGCCGGCGCAAACCGGAGGTTCGGCGGCTCCGTCGGGAACGGCTGACGGCGCGGCGACGGAAGGGCCGGCGGCTTCCCCGGGATCCGGCGCTACGGCCGGGGAAGAACAAGCCGGCGGCGGACAAGCCGGCTCGGACGGCGATACGCAAACGTCCGCAGGCGGCTCGCTCTCGGAGGCCGTCGAAGCTATGCTCCGCGAGAACGCGCCGGACGCGACGATCGCGACCGGAAACGACGGCCTGGCGGTCGTAACCAACGAATCCAGCCTCCTCGTGCTCGTCAACAAAAAGCGAAACCTGCCGTCGGACTACGTGCCGGACGACCTCGTCGTTCCGGACGTCGCGTTTTCGTTCTCCGGCGATTCGCCGAAGAAGAAGCTTCGCAAGCCGGCGGCCGAAGCGCTGGAGGAGCTGTTCGCGGGAGCGGAGGCGGACGGCATCGAGCTTAAAGCCGTATCCGGATATCGCTCGTACGCGACGCAAAAATCGATCTTCGAGCGCAACGCCGAGCAGAAAGGCGAGGAAGTCGCGAACCGGACAAGCGCGAAGCCCGGCCAGAGCGAGCATCAAACGGGGCTCGCGATGGACGTATCCAGCAAAAGCGCCGGCTACGCGCTGGAAACATCGTTCGGCGACACGAAGGAAGGCCAGTGGCTGAAGGAGCATGCCGCGGATTACGGCTTTATTATCCGGTATTTGAAAGGCACGGAGGATATTACGGGCTACACGTACGAGCCTTGGCATATCCGTTACGTCGGCAAGGAAATCGCTCGGGACGTCATGGAGCAAGGCGTTACGCTGGAGCAATATATGGAGCAATTTTCGGGAGCGGTCGAAGTATCGGCGTCCTGA
- a CDS encoding amino acid ABC transporter ATP-binding protein, with amino-acid sequence MIQVQGLKKSFGKNEILKGIDYEIRGGEVVVIIGPSGSGKSTFLRCLNRLEEPTAGVIRFRGREVTGKQSDLNEIRQKMGMVFQHFNLFPHMKVIDNLTLAPRKLKKMKPAEAESVALDLLRAVGLENKKDVYPDSLSGGQKQRIAIARALAMQPDVILFDEPTSALDPEMVGEVLDVMKGLAERGMTMVIVTHEMGFAREVGDRLLFMDGGLIVEEGEPKAVFADPAHARTKEFLSKIL; translated from the coding sequence GTGATTCAAGTTCAGGGATTAAAAAAATCTTTCGGAAAAAACGAGATTCTGAAAGGCATCGACTATGAGATCCGCGGCGGCGAGGTTGTCGTCATTATCGGACCGAGCGGCTCCGGAAAGAGTACCTTTCTGCGTTGCTTGAACCGTCTCGAGGAGCCGACCGCCGGCGTTATCCGGTTTCGCGGCCGCGAGGTAACGGGCAAGCAGTCGGATTTGAACGAAATTCGCCAGAAAATGGGCATGGTGTTTCAGCATTTCAACCTGTTTCCCCACATGAAAGTGATCGACAATCTTACGTTGGCCCCGCGAAAGCTGAAAAAGATGAAGCCGGCCGAAGCCGAGAGCGTCGCGCTCGATTTGCTGCGCGCGGTCGGGCTGGAGAACAAGAAAGATGTTTATCCCGACAGCCTGTCGGGCGGCCAGAAGCAGCGGATCGCCATTGCGCGAGCGCTCGCGATGCAGCCGGACGTGATTTTGTTCGACGAGCCCACGTCGGCCCTCGATCCCGAGATGGTCGGCGAAGTGCTGGACGTCATGAAAGGCTTGGCCGAGCGGGGCATGACGATGGTCATCGTTACGCACGAAATGGGATTCGCGCGCGAGGTCGGCGACCGGCTGCTGTTCATGGACGGCGGTCTCATCGTGGAAGAGGGCGAGCCGAAGGCCGTATTCGCCGATCCCGCCCACGCGAGGACAAAGGAGTTTTTGTCCAAGATTTTGTAG
- a CDS encoding EamA family transporter — MWWFTLAVGSALVFGLAGLFMKVSQMRRGSTTAMLLGLYASGTCGFWLQAAGSGGWTPFDYRIWIAGAVIGLGSAWGNLLFMKALDCGPASLTSPLTNSNIVLVVAMGAFFYEEAVSLAGIAGVVSLLAAVVLLSVKPGAASAEAGKRWFALVIAATLLFAFRNGGLKVTAEMGLDNASVLWSGYLLSFLWFAAATAAGSRRSSAGRSAAASFGSSSVRTGLAWGLAAGIGSYGGLQLYSAALLAGPSHLVAPIFATNSLVVALGSLLIFKEKLGPLQRVAFLLLMAGLALVRI; from the coding sequence GTGTGGTGGTTTACGCTTGCCGTAGGCAGCGCGCTCGTGTTCGGGTTGGCCGGGTTGTTCATGAAGGTCAGTCAAATGCGGCGGGGCTCGACGACCGCCATGCTGCTTGGCTTGTACGCTTCCGGCACTTGCGGCTTTTGGCTTCAAGCCGCCGGTTCCGGCGGTTGGACCCCGTTCGATTACCGCATATGGATCGCCGGCGCCGTCATCGGGCTGGGTTCGGCCTGGGGAAACCTGCTGTTCATGAAGGCGCTGGATTGCGGCCCCGCCAGTCTCACTTCGCCTCTTACCAACAGCAACATCGTTCTTGTCGTCGCGATGGGCGCCTTCTTTTACGAAGAAGCCGTAAGCTTGGCCGGCATCGCCGGCGTCGTTTCCTTGCTTGCCGCCGTCGTCTTGCTGTCCGTAAAGCCCGGAGCAGCGAGCGCCGAAGCCGGCAAGCGCTGGTTCGCGCTCGTGATCGCGGCCACGCTTTTGTTCGCGTTCCGCAACGGAGGGCTCAAGGTAACGGCGGAAATGGGACTCGACAATGCGTCCGTGCTATGGTCGGGGTACTTGCTGTCGTTTCTCTGGTTTGCCGCCGCGACGGCCGCAGGTTCGAGACGGAGCTCCGCAGGCCGAAGCGCCGCCGCGTCTTTCGGCTCATCCTCCGTTCGGACGGGACTTGCATGGGGGCTGGCGGCGGGAATAGGCTCGTACGGAGGCTTGCAATTGTATTCGGCCGCTCTGCTGGCAGGCCCCTCCCACCTCGTCGCGCCGATTTTCGCCACGAACAGCCTCGTCGTCGCGCTGGGCTCGTTGCTGATTTTCAAGGAAAAGCTCGGTCCCCTCCAGCGCGTCGCCTTTTTGCTTTTGATGGCAGGCCTCGCGCTCGTTCGGATTTAA
- a CDS encoding M20/M25/M40 family metallo-hydrolase, protein MFKKKATNKLVSLLMALLLLFSAAAPTVFAEETNGTEASSVAESVYATETGESEISLAAQAETSLLPGSPGYLAYEFLEYLSSTIGTRVAGSVQDVYARDYIAEQFAAMGLDVARQDFSYTRSGTTVQTQNIVATKPGASPKVLIVGAHFDSVSAGKGTDDNASGVAVMLETAKNVAQLPTPYTVKFVAFGAEEQGLRGSNYYVSQMSDEDKKNTVAMINLDSLAVGDHMYIYGGAGEQGFVRDQGLAIAERLGLNLQTNPGINPDYPAGTTGDWSDHAPFKRAGIPYGYLEATNWTLGDLDGYTQTEQDGEIWHTPKDNLEYISANYPGRIEERLSTFTQVLTHLVLELEVPVQELQVSTDKASMTEKRTIDVEFQLLNASTLNDLQWTFGGKPLSEWKSWSTSPSPAGYNGAPFIYLEEPPTVNGTTVTAKVTFDLVYGTSNLSGSFRSRYPALIGTYDLAVLDGAGETIAKAPVKLNVYDDYHTYDEIKPAIDAIAESPDRVDGRYAEYKVIGKSGQGRDIHFSIVARDKASVDQYLNETMPMMLNNPEALQEKVKSGSLGDYKVPIWINNIHPDEAPGVDAIITMFDTLLTDEYVTYETTDASGTPQTVVLDIDKALDNVIFLLDYTENPDGRYLNTRANAAGFDLNRDNSYQTQPETQQVMEELAKWTPLSFLDLHGFVGEFLIEPCTPPHDPNFEYDLLIDNMLEQANAMGRAGVANTKYDSYLIPYEEHQRGTDSGYATGWDDASPAYTAVFAMHHGALGHTIEIPELNQDSADALYYTLLAATNYVVENKDKLFLNQLEVFKRGIENEDNRNVDQYLINASDEVIGRPRGEHENFFPEYYVLPVNSELQKNPVEVYKMVQYLLRNGVKVEQTIEPVALEGVPYPAGTYVVNMHQAKRGFANLVLYDGIDVSDFSAMYSDIIQDFPVMRGFDLVAVRQSGVFSGRTSQVNAVSVPETSFPGNSTHYIIRNNGNAAIQAVNELIAAGKSVTLLSEGGEGYEKGDFLVSYANLKGLKAKYLLTLVPFPDDGGKEGKVLKAPVVGTSDRVTDFVLRQLGFTVSSDASASGVLVNSVNKNEILAGKPYVGFGRTGMNALRNNSLLTEEGFAFTSQSSYEGLYKAVFAQDNVITAPYAETDYLYTNTGSYITSLPEGAIELARIGDGEDFFKAGWWPTRDNAKGQYAGFLYKQNGLNITVFASDSLNKDHPQAQFRLLANAIYAAAPELGENETMDDGVTERPYNYNPIPTNPGTPTSPETPADPEAPAEPETPTDPGTPEPPEFNDLDSVPWAADAILELAAKGIVNGVGDGTFAPQREVTRAEFLAMLIRAFDLLDEEATVSFGDVSSSSWSYPYIASAVKLGLVQGVGGGKFDPARPITREEITVMAANVLKFVAGAQTADGEAALSKFKDGGSIASFAKEAVALLTENGVITGVGADLFLPKGVASRAQAAVVISRLLNLKL, encoded by the coding sequence ATGTTCAAGAAGAAGGCGACCAACAAACTGGTTTCCCTGCTGATGGCGCTCCTGCTGCTGTTCTCCGCGGCAGCTCCGACGGTCTTCGCAGAGGAAACGAACGGAACGGAGGCAAGTTCCGTTGCCGAGTCCGTCTATGCGACGGAAACCGGCGAATCGGAAATTTCGCTTGCCGCCCAGGCGGAAACCTCGCTGCTGCCCGGTTCCCCGGGGTATTTGGCTTACGAGTTCCTGGAATATTTGTCTTCGACAATCGGCACGCGCGTCGCCGGCAGCGTCCAGGACGTCTACGCCCGGGATTATATCGCGGAGCAATTTGCCGCGATGGGGTTGGACGTTGCGAGACAGGATTTCAGCTACACCCGTTCGGGCACGACGGTGCAAACGCAGAATATTGTCGCAACGAAGCCCGGCGCTTCCCCTAAAGTCCTGATTGTCGGAGCGCATTTCGATTCCGTCAGCGCCGGAAAGGGAACGGACGACAACGCTTCGGGCGTAGCCGTCATGCTCGAGACGGCGAAAAACGTAGCGCAGCTGCCGACGCCGTACACGGTCAAGTTCGTCGCATTCGGGGCCGAGGAGCAAGGCTTGCGCGGGTCGAATTATTACGTTTCCCAGATGAGCGACGAGGACAAGAAAAACACGGTCGCCATGATCAATCTTGACAGCCTGGCCGTCGGCGATCACATGTATATTTACGGCGGGGCCGGCGAGCAAGGCTTCGTGCGCGATCAGGGGCTTGCCATTGCGGAGCGCCTCGGCTTGAACCTTCAAACGAACCCGGGGATCAATCCCGATTATCCGGCCGGAACGACGGGAGACTGGAGCGACCATGCCCCGTTCAAAAGAGCCGGCATCCCTTATGGCTACCTTGAAGCAACCAACTGGACGCTGGGGGATTTGGACGGGTACACGCAAACCGAGCAGGACGGGGAAATTTGGCATACGCCCAAGGATAATCTCGAGTACATTTCCGCCAACTATCCCGGACGAATCGAAGAGCGGTTAAGCACGTTTACGCAAGTTTTGACCCATCTCGTGCTGGAGCTCGAGGTTCCGGTTCAGGAACTGCAAGTAAGCACCGACAAGGCGTCCATGACCGAAAAACGGACCATCGACGTCGAATTCCAACTGCTCAACGCCTCGACCTTGAACGATTTGCAATGGACGTTCGGAGGCAAGCCGCTGTCGGAATGGAAAAGCTGGAGCACCTCTCCCTCTCCCGCCGGCTATAACGGAGCTCCATTCATTTATTTGGAGGAGCCGCCGACCGTTAACGGAACGACGGTAACCGCGAAGGTCACCTTCGACTTGGTCTACGGGACAAGCAATCTGTCCGGATCCTTCCGTTCCCGGTATCCGGCGCTCATCGGAACGTACGATCTGGCCGTGCTTGACGGCGCAGGGGAAACGATCGCCAAAGCCCCCGTCAAGCTGAACGTATACGACGATTACCATACGTACGACGAGATCAAGCCGGCGATCGACGCCATTGCCGAAAGCCCCGACCGGGTGGACGGACGGTATGCGGAGTACAAAGTCATCGGCAAGTCCGGCCAGGGCCGCGATATCCACTTCTCGATCGTGGCCAGGGACAAAGCATCGGTCGACCAGTATTTGAACGAAACGATGCCGATGATGCTCAATAACCCGGAAGCCCTTCAGGAGAAAGTAAAAAGCGGTTCGCTCGGCGACTATAAAGTGCCGATCTGGATCAACAATATCCATCCCGACGAAGCGCCGGGCGTGGACGCCATCATTACGATGTTCGATACGCTGCTTACCGATGAATACGTAACGTACGAAACGACGGACGCTTCCGGCACTCCGCAAACGGTTGTGCTGGACATCGACAAGGCGCTCGACAACGTCATTTTCCTGCTCGATTATACGGAAAACCCGGACGGACGCTATTTGAACACCCGCGCGAATGCGGCCGGATTCGACCTCAACCGGGATAACTCCTATCAGACGCAGCCGGAAACGCAACAGGTGATGGAAGAGCTCGCCAAGTGGACGCCGCTCAGCTTCCTGGATCTGCACGGTTTTGTCGGCGAATTCCTGATCGAGCCATGCACGCCGCCGCACGATCCCAATTTCGAATACGACCTGCTGATCGACAACATGCTGGAGCAGGCGAACGCGATGGGCCGGGCCGGGGTGGCCAACACGAAGTACGATTCCTATTTGATTCCGTACGAAGAGCATCAAAGGGGAACGGATTCCGGCTATGCAACCGGCTGGGACGACGCTTCCCCGGCTTATACCGCCGTATTCGCCATGCACCACGGCGCGCTGGGTCACACGATCGAAATTCCGGAGCTGAACCAGGATTCCGCGGATGCCCTATATTACACGCTTCTGGCCGCGACGAATTACGTCGTGGAAAATAAGGACAAGCTTTTCCTGAATCAGCTTGAAGTGTTCAAGCGGGGCATCGAAAACGAAGACAACCGTAACGTCGACCAATATCTGATCAACGCTTCCGACGAAGTAATCGGTCGCCCGAGAGGCGAGCACGAAAACTTCTTCCCGGAATATTACGTCCTCCCGGTTAACTCCGAGCTGCAGAAGAATCCCGTGGAGGTTTATAAAATGGTGCAGTACCTGCTTCGAAACGGAGTCAAGGTCGAACAAACGATCGAGCCCGTCGCGTTGGAGGGCGTTCCCTATCCGGCCGGTACCTATGTCGTCAACATGCATCAGGCGAAACGCGGGTTTGCGAACCTTGTGCTGTACGACGGGATCGACGTTTCCGATTTTTCGGCGATGTATTCGGACATCATTCAGGATTTTCCGGTAATGAGAGGCTTTGATCTCGTCGCGGTTCGTCAATCGGGCGTATTTTCGGGAAGGACGAGCCAGGTGAACGCCGTATCCGTTCCGGAAACGTCTTTCCCCGGCAACTCGACGCATTACATTATCCGCAACAACGGCAACGCGGCCATTCAAGCGGTCAACGAATTGATCGCGGCCGGCAAATCCGTTACGCTTCTGAGCGAGGGCGGGGAAGGATACGAAAAGGGCGACTTCCTCGTATCCTATGCGAACTTGAAGGGTCTGAAAGCGAAATATTTGCTGACTCTCGTTCCGTTTCCGGATGACGGAGGCAAAGAAGGCAAAGTGCTGAAGGCGCCCGTCGTGGGCACTTCCGACCGGGTAACCGATTTCGTGCTCAGACAGCTCGGATTCACCGTTTCCTCCGACGCGTCTGCAAGCGGCGTATTGGTCAATTCGGTCAACAAGAACGAAATTCTGGCCGGCAAGCCGTACGTCGGCTTCGGCAGAACGGGCATGAACGCCTTGAGGAACAACAGTCTGCTGACGGAGGAAGGATTCGCCTTCACCTCCCAAAGCTCGTACGAAGGGCTGTACAAAGCCGTTTTCGCCCAGGACAACGTCATCACGGCGCCATACGCGGAAACCGATTATTTGTACACGAACACCGGCTCATACATTACCTCTTTGCCGGAAGGCGCAATCGAACTGGCGCGGATCGGAGACGGCGAAGATTTCTTCAAGGCCGGCTGGTGGCCGACCCGCGACAATGCGAAAGGACAATATGCAGGCTTCCTGTATAAGCAAAACGGCCTTAACATTACCGTATTCGCTTCCGATTCCTTGAACAAGGATCATCCGCAAGCCCAGTTCCGCCTGCTGGCCAATGCCATCTACGCCGCGGCTCCGGAGCTTGGGGAAAACGAAACGATGGACGACGGCGTGACGGAACGCCCGTACAATTATAATCCGATTCCGACGAATCCGGGCACGCCGACGAGTCCGGAAACGCCTGCGGATCCGGAAGCGCCGGCCGAGCCGGAAACGCCGACCGACCCCGGAACGCCTGAGCCGCCCGAGTTCAACGATCTGGACTCCGTGCCTTGGGCCGCGGACGCCATCTTGGAACTTGCGGCCAAAGGCATCGTGAACGGAGTCGGCGACGGCACCTTCGCGCCTCAACGCGAAGTCACCCGCGCCGAATTCCTGGCGATGCTGATTCGGGCATTCGATCTGCTGGACGAAGAGGCAACCGTATCGTTCGGCGACGTGAGCTCGTCTTCGTGGAGCTATCCGTATATCGCCTCGGCGGTCAAGCTCGGCCTGGTTCAAGGGGTAGGCGGAGGCAAGTTCGATCCGGCCCGTCCGATTACCCGCGAGGAAATAACCGTAATGGCGGCCAACGTCCTGAAGTTTGTCGCCGGCGCGCAAACAGCCGACGGCGAAGCCGCGCTGAGCAAGTTCAAGGACGGCGGCAGCATCGCTTCCTTCGCCAAAGAAGCCGTCGCGCTTCTGACGGAGAACGGCGTCATTACCGGCGTCGGCGCGGACCTGTTCCTGCCGAAAGGCGTGGCAAGCAGAGCCCAGGCTGCCGTCGTGATCAGCCGACTGCTGAACCTGAAGCTGTAA